One segment of Panicum virgatum strain AP13 chromosome 3K, P.virgatum_v5, whole genome shotgun sequence DNA contains the following:
- the LOC120698186 gene encoding TNF receptor-associated factor homolog 1a-like isoform X1, with protein MAGSAVTDDSAASTAGMRDDERSLSGDSLSEWRSCDRADSDSPSTSPPFWDSDGEDDDPAGPKPSGLFGRYTWRIENFSKEKKREMKSEPFEAGGYKWYILVYPQGCDVSNHLSLFLCVANHDKLLPGWSHFAQFTIAVGNVDPKKMKYSDTLHRFWKKEHDWGWKKFMELSKIQDGFLVDDVLEIIAQVQVIREKVDRPFRCLDRPYRRELLRVYMTQVEQIYRRFVEERRNKLSKLIEDTMRWSSFCGFWSAIDPSTRHRMSREKTDTILKVLVKHFFVEKEVTSTLVMDSLYTSLKALEYQMNGKKGSTKAADLEELPAPMVHIDMDMFVLAGDVIALIKRAASEPLPCQPLALKDDKTSQSRLKDGTAGEVYKVSMEHEERRLTELGQKILETFVLSHIFSGIEVAYQEAVALKRQEELIREEEEEAGLLENQMKGKRGGGANEKEKRAKKKQAKQKKNNRKVKDKERDEKCEVKILERLHDEIAVDNSDGLPAVEVTAKVDALEEGSSDGSDMSNRGKNQRNKGLSIVGFAEEGDGLPSTSSVAGGSGRNSSGFSTVPKLDQDTVLLTLRDKLRKLGQRLHEKNIEGQKLLKAHFEARDAKAKEAESSNSSSSLEKPPDVPESPKHLSEAAVDLKANGTPNKDVSVVNSMREGAVLGTPASINTEPATAPATAKVDLVSDKDNGLSSKMKANIASPCCSKPPGVNLDKDAPLPSKSLRINRVASSPQKLPSADKGTPVPPKSPPINKAPAVHPKSAVVDKTLVHAKSPAVDRAAPVRPQSPAVDKATPVCPKSPAVDKAPPAGPKSSASDKATAVLPKSIPVDKASPALLKSPTGGKDAYVPSRLNDKSIPSPPRLPQVDKAALASSELRQTSPGTNSEAQEATTSRKVTATLVSEVTASRPSSAPVFPTPRSTAPATSHVHISSLLSRSMSEAAGRSANGPSPSAPSYAPQTYRNAIVGKAGLGTTSTSPAYQSSLSQDTTPSQPLSAYASSTAVMMPPAGRSDQLSTRHVLKSGLGKLEAHDSWQQWKGDNNVDKHVWRDQAPYQQMTNGQAYEQPRRDDSYQQASSRGTEKLSRYGGQQSRQFQSGTSDGHVWHPQQGPVPEEFPHLDIINDLLEEDHVNGSMPDSFCQAYHVFGRPFSPRGNLTDIEMASVSSSGRFNSTDRYYDDGFSRSYDMSAIHGLRERQFPSMGSYSNGLSEMSVSKPWLNGSPNPAVSLGVGTNGYHHQVGDYTNLGGGVNGVSVWRRHANGRW; from the exons ATGGCCGGTTCTGCAGTTACGGATGATTCCGCGGCAAGCACAGCTGGGATGAGGGACGACGAACGCAGCCTCTCCGGCGACTCCTTGTCCGAGTGGAGGTCCTGTGACCGGGCAGACAGCGACAGCCCTTCGACGTCCCCGCCCTTCTGGGACTCCGACGGCGAGGATGACGACCCTG CAGGCCCCAAGCCTTCAGGATTATTTGGACGTTACACTTGGAGGATTGAAAACTTCTCaaaggagaagaagagagaaatGAAAAGTGAGCCATTTGAAGCTGGCGGTTACAAATG GTATATTCTTGTATACCCTCAAGGATGTGATGTCTCTAATCATCTTTCATTGTTCCTTTGCGTTGCTAATCATGACAAACTTCTCCCAG GATGGAGCCATTTTGCACAGTTCACTATAGCTGTAGGCAATGTAGATCCTAAAAAGATGAAATACTCAG ATACTTTGCATAGGTTTTGGAAAAAGGAGCATGATTGGGGATGGAAAAAGTTTATGGAATTGTCAAAGATTCAGGATGgttttcttgttgatgatgttcTTGAAATCATAGCTCAAGTTCAGGTTATCAG GGAGAAAGTGGATAGACCTTTTCGTTGCCTTGACCGTCCGTATCGTAGAGAATTGCTCCGTGTCTATATGACACAAGTGGAGCAAATATACCGGCGTTTTGTTGAGGAGCGACGAAATAAACTTAGCAAACTCATTGAGGACACGATGCGATGGTCCAG CTTTTGTGGATTCTGGTCAGCTATTGACCCAAGCACCAGGCATCGCATGTCCAGGGAAAAGACTGACACTATTTTGAAAGTCTTGGTGAAGCATTTCTTTGTAGAGAAAGAAGTAACTTCCACATTAGTGATGGACTCTTTGTATACGAGTCTGAAGGCACTTGAATACCAGATGAATGGCAAGAAAGGCAGTACAAAAGCAGCAGACTTGGAAGAACTACCTGCACCTATGGTCCATATTGACATGGACATGTTTGTTTTGGCTGGTGATGTTATAGCTTTGATTAAAAGAGCAGCTTCAGAACCCTTACCTTGTCAACCTCTAGCTCTCAAGGATGACAAAACTTCCCAAAGCCGCTTGAAG GATGGAACTGCTGGTGAGGTTTACAAAGTTTCTATGGAGCACGAGGAAAGACGCCTAACTGAGCTTGGCCAGAAGATACTTGAAACATTTGTGCTATCTCATATATTTAG TGGAATTGAAGTTGCATACCAAGAAGCCGTTGCTTTGAAAAGACAAGAGGAGCTCATtcgtgaggaggaggaggaggcagggctTCTCGAAAATCAGATGAAGGGGAAGCGTGGTGGTGGAGCAAATGAGAAGGAGAAGCGTGCGAAAAAAAAGCAG GCTAAACAAAAGAAGAACAATCGTAAGGTTAAAGACAAGGAAAGAGATGAGAAATGTGAAGTTAAAATTCTGGAAAGACTTCATGATGAAATTGCAGTCGATAATAGTGATGGCTTACCAGCAGTGGAAGTGACAGCAAAGGTTGATGCCTTGGAAGAAggttcctcagatggatcagacATGTCAAATAG AGGGAAAAATCAGCGTAACAAGGGCTTAAGCATTGTTGGCTTTGCTGAAGAAGGTGATGGTCTTCCCTCCACCTCTAGTGTTGCTGGTGGTTCAGGCCGCAATAGTTCTGGCTTCAGCACAGTTCCAAAATTGGACCAGGATACTGTTCTACTTACCTTGAGAGATAAACTTCGTAAGCTAGGGCAGCGTCTGCACGAG aagAACATTGAGGGGCAAAAACTTCTTAAAGCTCATTTTGAAGCTAGGGATGCGAAAGCGAAGGAAGCAGAGTCTTCCAACTCATCAAGTTCTTTGGAGAAGCCACCTGATGTTCCAGAGAGCCCAAAACATTTGTCAGAAGCTGCAGTTGATCTAAAAGCTAATGGAACACCAAATAAGGATGTCTCTGTGGTCAATAGCATGCGAGAGGGAGCTGTTTTGGGCACACCAGCCTCTATAAATACTGAACCTGCGACTGCTCCTGCCACAGCAAAAGTTGACCTAGTTTCAGACAAAGATAATGGATTGAGTTCGAAAATGAAAGCCAACATAGCATCTCCTTGTTGCTCAAAACCGCCTGGAGTTAATTTGGATAAAGATGCCCCTCTTCCTTCTAAATCCCTACGAATCAATAGAGTTGCTTCATCTCCCCAAAAGCTGCCTTCCGCTGATAAAGGGACTCCAGTTCCTCCCAAATCTCCACCCATAAACAAAGCACCGGCAGTTCACCCCAAATCTGCAGTAGTTGACAAAACTCTAGTTCATGCAAAATCTCCAGCAGTAGACAGAGCAGCTCCAGTTCGCCCCCAGTCTCCAGCAGTTGACAAAGCAACACCCGTTTGCCCCAAATCTCCAGCAGTTGACAAAGCACCTCCAGCTGGCCCCAAATCTTCAGCCAGTGACAAAGCAACTGCAGTTCTTCCCAAATCTATACCAGTTGACAAAGCTTCTCCAGCTCTGCTGAAATCACCAACAGGGGGTAAAGATGCTTATGTTCCTTCAAGATTGAATGATAAATCTATTCCTTCTCCCCCAAGACTACCACAAGTTGATAAAGCTGCCCTGGCATCCTCAGAATTGCGACAAACTTCTCCTGGCACTAATTCTGAAGCTCAAGAAGCAACTACTTCCAGGAAGGTCACAGCCACCTTAGTTTCCGAGGTTACAGCATCAAGGCCTTCAAGTGCACCTGTGTTCCCCACGCCAAGATCAACTGCACCAGCTACTTCACACGTTCACATTTCTTCACTGCTTTCTCGCTCTATGAGTGAAGCAGCTGGACGATCAGCCAATGGTCCCTCCCCTTCTGCCCCATCTTATGCTCCTCAGACATATCGCAATGCCATTGTTGGTAAGGCTGGTCTGGGTACAACCTCCACAAGCCCTGCATATCAGTCTTCTCTGAGCCAGGATACCACCCCTTCGCAGCCTCTGTCTGCATATGCATCAAGTACAGCGGTCATGATGCCTCCTGCAGGAAGATCTGATCAGTTGTCAACTAGGCATGTATTAAAGTCTGGGCTGGGCAAGTTAGAAGCACATGACAGCTGGCAGCAGTGGAAAGGTGATAATAACGTTGATAAGCATGTCTGGAGGGATCAGGCTCCTTACCAACAGATGACCAACGGTCAAGCATATGAACAACCACGGAGGGATGATAGTTATCAGCAAGCAAGCAGTAGAGGAACAGAAAAGCTCAGCAGGTATGGTGGACAGCAATCTAGGCAGTTCCAATCTGGGACAAGCGATGGCCATGTCTGGCACCCACAGCAGGGGCCAGTACCAGAAGAATTTCCACACCTTGACATCATAAACGATTTGCTTGAGGAGGACCATGTAAACGGCAGTATGccagattcattctgtcaagctTACCATGTGTTCGGTCGGCCGTTCTCGCCAAGAGGCAACTTGACAGATATAGAGATGGCTTCTGTTAGTAGTTCTGGTCGGTTCAATTCAACCGATCGTTACTATGATGACGGATTCTCAAGGTCCTATGACATGAGTGCTATTCATGGGCTGAGGGAAAGGCAATTTCCCTCAATGGGTTCTTATTCTAACGGCCTGTCTGAAATGAGTGTTTCAAAGCCTTGGTTGAATGGCTCTCCTAATCCAGCGGTGAGCCTTGGTGTTGGCACAAATGGATACCACCACCAGGTTGGGGACTACACTAATCTGGGGGGCGGGGTGAACGGAGTGTCAGTGTGGCGCCGCCATGCTAATGGCCGCTGGTAA
- the LOC120698186 gene encoding TNF receptor-associated factor homolog 1a-like isoform X2, producing MAGSAVTDDSAASTAGMRDDERSLSGDSLSEWRSCDRADSDSPSTSPPFWDSDGEDDDPGPKPSGLFGRYTWRIENFSKEKKREMKSEPFEAGGYKWYILVYPQGCDVSNHLSLFLCVANHDKLLPGWSHFAQFTIAVGNVDPKKMKYSDTLHRFWKKEHDWGWKKFMELSKIQDGFLVDDVLEIIAQVQVIREKVDRPFRCLDRPYRRELLRVYMTQVEQIYRRFVEERRNKLSKLIEDTMRWSSFCGFWSAIDPSTRHRMSREKTDTILKVLVKHFFVEKEVTSTLVMDSLYTSLKALEYQMNGKKGSTKAADLEELPAPMVHIDMDMFVLAGDVIALIKRAASEPLPCQPLALKDDKTSQSRLKDGTAGEVYKVSMEHEERRLTELGQKILETFVLSHIFSGIEVAYQEAVALKRQEELIREEEEEAGLLENQMKGKRGGGANEKEKRAKKKQAKQKKNNRKVKDKERDEKCEVKILERLHDEIAVDNSDGLPAVEVTAKVDALEEGSSDGSDMSNRGKNQRNKGLSIVGFAEEGDGLPSTSSVAGGSGRNSSGFSTVPKLDQDTVLLTLRDKLRKLGQRLHEKNIEGQKLLKAHFEARDAKAKEAESSNSSSSLEKPPDVPESPKHLSEAAVDLKANGTPNKDVSVVNSMREGAVLGTPASINTEPATAPATAKVDLVSDKDNGLSSKMKANIASPCCSKPPGVNLDKDAPLPSKSLRINRVASSPQKLPSADKGTPVPPKSPPINKAPAVHPKSAVVDKTLVHAKSPAVDRAAPVRPQSPAVDKATPVCPKSPAVDKAPPAGPKSSASDKATAVLPKSIPVDKASPALLKSPTGGKDAYVPSRLNDKSIPSPPRLPQVDKAALASSELRQTSPGTNSEAQEATTSRKVTATLVSEVTASRPSSAPVFPTPRSTAPATSHVHISSLLSRSMSEAAGRSANGPSPSAPSYAPQTYRNAIVGKAGLGTTSTSPAYQSSLSQDTTPSQPLSAYASSTAVMMPPAGRSDQLSTRHVLKSGLGKLEAHDSWQQWKGDNNVDKHVWRDQAPYQQMTNGQAYEQPRRDDSYQQASSRGTEKLSRYGGQQSRQFQSGTSDGHVWHPQQGPVPEEFPHLDIINDLLEEDHVNGSMPDSFCQAYHVFGRPFSPRGNLTDIEMASVSSSGRFNSTDRYYDDGFSRSYDMSAIHGLRERQFPSMGSYSNGLSEMSVSKPWLNGSPNPAVSLGVGTNGYHHQVGDYTNLGGGVNGVSVWRRHANGRW from the exons ATGGCCGGTTCTGCAGTTACGGATGATTCCGCGGCAAGCACAGCTGGGATGAGGGACGACGAACGCAGCCTCTCCGGCGACTCCTTGTCCGAGTGGAGGTCCTGTGACCGGGCAGACAGCGACAGCCCTTCGACGTCCCCGCCCTTCTGGGACTCCGACGGCGAGGATGACGACCCTG GCCCCAAGCCTTCAGGATTATTTGGACGTTACACTTGGAGGATTGAAAACTTCTCaaaggagaagaagagagaaatGAAAAGTGAGCCATTTGAAGCTGGCGGTTACAAATG GTATATTCTTGTATACCCTCAAGGATGTGATGTCTCTAATCATCTTTCATTGTTCCTTTGCGTTGCTAATCATGACAAACTTCTCCCAG GATGGAGCCATTTTGCACAGTTCACTATAGCTGTAGGCAATGTAGATCCTAAAAAGATGAAATACTCAG ATACTTTGCATAGGTTTTGGAAAAAGGAGCATGATTGGGGATGGAAAAAGTTTATGGAATTGTCAAAGATTCAGGATGgttttcttgttgatgatgttcTTGAAATCATAGCTCAAGTTCAGGTTATCAG GGAGAAAGTGGATAGACCTTTTCGTTGCCTTGACCGTCCGTATCGTAGAGAATTGCTCCGTGTCTATATGACACAAGTGGAGCAAATATACCGGCGTTTTGTTGAGGAGCGACGAAATAAACTTAGCAAACTCATTGAGGACACGATGCGATGGTCCAG CTTTTGTGGATTCTGGTCAGCTATTGACCCAAGCACCAGGCATCGCATGTCCAGGGAAAAGACTGACACTATTTTGAAAGTCTTGGTGAAGCATTTCTTTGTAGAGAAAGAAGTAACTTCCACATTAGTGATGGACTCTTTGTATACGAGTCTGAAGGCACTTGAATACCAGATGAATGGCAAGAAAGGCAGTACAAAAGCAGCAGACTTGGAAGAACTACCTGCACCTATGGTCCATATTGACATGGACATGTTTGTTTTGGCTGGTGATGTTATAGCTTTGATTAAAAGAGCAGCTTCAGAACCCTTACCTTGTCAACCTCTAGCTCTCAAGGATGACAAAACTTCCCAAAGCCGCTTGAAG GATGGAACTGCTGGTGAGGTTTACAAAGTTTCTATGGAGCACGAGGAAAGACGCCTAACTGAGCTTGGCCAGAAGATACTTGAAACATTTGTGCTATCTCATATATTTAG TGGAATTGAAGTTGCATACCAAGAAGCCGTTGCTTTGAAAAGACAAGAGGAGCTCATtcgtgaggaggaggaggaggcagggctTCTCGAAAATCAGATGAAGGGGAAGCGTGGTGGTGGAGCAAATGAGAAGGAGAAGCGTGCGAAAAAAAAGCAG GCTAAACAAAAGAAGAACAATCGTAAGGTTAAAGACAAGGAAAGAGATGAGAAATGTGAAGTTAAAATTCTGGAAAGACTTCATGATGAAATTGCAGTCGATAATAGTGATGGCTTACCAGCAGTGGAAGTGACAGCAAAGGTTGATGCCTTGGAAGAAggttcctcagatggatcagacATGTCAAATAG AGGGAAAAATCAGCGTAACAAGGGCTTAAGCATTGTTGGCTTTGCTGAAGAAGGTGATGGTCTTCCCTCCACCTCTAGTGTTGCTGGTGGTTCAGGCCGCAATAGTTCTGGCTTCAGCACAGTTCCAAAATTGGACCAGGATACTGTTCTACTTACCTTGAGAGATAAACTTCGTAAGCTAGGGCAGCGTCTGCACGAG aagAACATTGAGGGGCAAAAACTTCTTAAAGCTCATTTTGAAGCTAGGGATGCGAAAGCGAAGGAAGCAGAGTCTTCCAACTCATCAAGTTCTTTGGAGAAGCCACCTGATGTTCCAGAGAGCCCAAAACATTTGTCAGAAGCTGCAGTTGATCTAAAAGCTAATGGAACACCAAATAAGGATGTCTCTGTGGTCAATAGCATGCGAGAGGGAGCTGTTTTGGGCACACCAGCCTCTATAAATACTGAACCTGCGACTGCTCCTGCCACAGCAAAAGTTGACCTAGTTTCAGACAAAGATAATGGATTGAGTTCGAAAATGAAAGCCAACATAGCATCTCCTTGTTGCTCAAAACCGCCTGGAGTTAATTTGGATAAAGATGCCCCTCTTCCTTCTAAATCCCTACGAATCAATAGAGTTGCTTCATCTCCCCAAAAGCTGCCTTCCGCTGATAAAGGGACTCCAGTTCCTCCCAAATCTCCACCCATAAACAAAGCACCGGCAGTTCACCCCAAATCTGCAGTAGTTGACAAAACTCTAGTTCATGCAAAATCTCCAGCAGTAGACAGAGCAGCTCCAGTTCGCCCCCAGTCTCCAGCAGTTGACAAAGCAACACCCGTTTGCCCCAAATCTCCAGCAGTTGACAAAGCACCTCCAGCTGGCCCCAAATCTTCAGCCAGTGACAAAGCAACTGCAGTTCTTCCCAAATCTATACCAGTTGACAAAGCTTCTCCAGCTCTGCTGAAATCACCAACAGGGGGTAAAGATGCTTATGTTCCTTCAAGATTGAATGATAAATCTATTCCTTCTCCCCCAAGACTACCACAAGTTGATAAAGCTGCCCTGGCATCCTCAGAATTGCGACAAACTTCTCCTGGCACTAATTCTGAAGCTCAAGAAGCAACTACTTCCAGGAAGGTCACAGCCACCTTAGTTTCCGAGGTTACAGCATCAAGGCCTTCAAGTGCACCTGTGTTCCCCACGCCAAGATCAACTGCACCAGCTACTTCACACGTTCACATTTCTTCACTGCTTTCTCGCTCTATGAGTGAAGCAGCTGGACGATCAGCCAATGGTCCCTCCCCTTCTGCCCCATCTTATGCTCCTCAGACATATCGCAATGCCATTGTTGGTAAGGCTGGTCTGGGTACAACCTCCACAAGCCCTGCATATCAGTCTTCTCTGAGCCAGGATACCACCCCTTCGCAGCCTCTGTCTGCATATGCATCAAGTACAGCGGTCATGATGCCTCCTGCAGGAAGATCTGATCAGTTGTCAACTAGGCATGTATTAAAGTCTGGGCTGGGCAAGTTAGAAGCACATGACAGCTGGCAGCAGTGGAAAGGTGATAATAACGTTGATAAGCATGTCTGGAGGGATCAGGCTCCTTACCAACAGATGACCAACGGTCAAGCATATGAACAACCACGGAGGGATGATAGTTATCAGCAAGCAAGCAGTAGAGGAACAGAAAAGCTCAGCAGGTATGGTGGACAGCAATCTAGGCAGTTCCAATCTGGGACAAGCGATGGCCATGTCTGGCACCCACAGCAGGGGCCAGTACCAGAAGAATTTCCACACCTTGACATCATAAACGATTTGCTTGAGGAGGACCATGTAAACGGCAGTATGccagattcattctgtcaagctTACCATGTGTTCGGTCGGCCGTTCTCGCCAAGAGGCAACTTGACAGATATAGAGATGGCTTCTGTTAGTAGTTCTGGTCGGTTCAATTCAACCGATCGTTACTATGATGACGGATTCTCAAGGTCCTATGACATGAGTGCTATTCATGGGCTGAGGGAAAGGCAATTTCCCTCAATGGGTTCTTATTCTAACGGCCTGTCTGAAATGAGTGTTTCAAAGCCTTGGTTGAATGGCTCTCCTAATCCAGCGGTGAGCCTTGGTGTTGGCACAAATGGATACCACCACCAGGTTGGGGACTACACTAATCTGGGGGGCGGGGTGAACGGAGTGTCAGTGTGGCGCCGCCATGCTAATGGCCGCTGGTAA